Proteins encoded together in one Halothermothrix orenii H 168 window:
- a CDS encoding radical SAM protein has protein sequence MAINFNFAKKFAAEQIIKRALNYIEKDPDRNFIKVLDLLEKIARTENHKEEIASLRREYKKNPAIKQYIKKFTEIAPSYKEGLVMNFFINSGLLGIPYQFKMAEKLGVDVPWTILIDPTSACNLNCTGCWAGKYSKSDRLEFEVIDRIITEAKELGIYFIVLSGGEPTLYPRLFDIFEKHQDVGFLMYTNGTLIDEEMADRMVEVGNVSPAISIEGFKEEIDGRRGEGVFDKIMHTMDLLRDRGVVFGASVTVTRNNVDELFGKDDFIELLIEKGATYVWSFHYVPIGKDPNLDLMLTPEQRKFMAYKIPEIRSQKPIFVADFWNDGTFTGGCIAGGRRYFHINAKGEVEPCAFVHFSVDNIKEKSLKEVLQNPLFKSYQKRQPFNENLMLPCPIIDNPHCLREIVEESGAKPTHEGADTVLKGDVAKGLDKMSSEWSRVSKPIFEERMGKPASDDSESKLA, from the coding sequence ATGGCTATTAATTTTAATTTTGCCAAAAAATTTGCAGCAGAACAGATTATTAAAAGGGCCTTGAATTACATAGAAAAAGACCCTGACAGGAATTTTATAAAAGTCCTGGATTTACTCGAAAAGATTGCCAGAACAGAGAACCATAAAGAGGAAATTGCAAGTTTAAGGAGAGAGTATAAGAAAAATCCAGCAATAAAACAATATATCAAAAAATTTACCGAAATTGCACCCAGTTATAAAGAAGGTCTGGTTATGAACTTCTTTATTAATTCAGGTTTATTAGGTATACCCTATCAATTTAAAATGGCTGAGAAGCTGGGTGTTGACGTACCATGGACTATTTTGATTGATCCAACCAGTGCCTGTAACTTGAATTGTACAGGCTGTTGGGCCGGTAAGTATAGCAAATCTGACAGGCTTGAATTTGAGGTTATTGACCGTATTATAACAGAAGCTAAAGAACTAGGGATTTATTTTATAGTATTATCAGGTGGTGAACCGACCTTATATCCGCGTCTCTTTGATATCTTTGAAAAACATCAAGATGTGGGCTTTTTAATGTATACCAATGGAACCCTGATTGATGAAGAAATGGCTGACCGCATGGTAGAAGTCGGTAATGTCTCTCCGGCTATCAGTATTGAAGGTTTTAAAGAAGAAATCGATGGGCGTCGGGGAGAGGGTGTATTTGATAAAATAATGCATACCATGGATCTGCTCCGGGATAGAGGGGTTGTGTTCGGCGCCAGTGTAACTGTTACCAGGAATAATGTCGATGAATTATTCGGTAAGGATGATTTTATTGAACTATTGATTGAAAAAGGAGCAACTTATGTATGGTCTTTCCATTATGTACCCATTGGAAAAGATCCTAACCTGGATCTTATGTTAACCCCTGAACAGAGGAAGTTTATGGCTTACAAGATTCCTGAAATCAGGAGTCAAAAACCAATCTTTGTGGCTGATTTCTGGAATGATGGAACCTTTACCGGGGGTTGTATTGCTGGAGGCAGGCGTTATTTCCATATTAATGCTAAAGGTGAAGTAGAACCCTGTGCTTTTGTTCATTTTTCAGTTGATAATATTAAGGAAAAAAGCCTTAAAGAAGTTCTCCAGAATCCCCTGTTTAAATCTTACCAGAAGAGGCAACCCTTTAATGAAAACCTGATGTTACCCTGTCCTATTATCGATAACCCTCATTGCCTCAGGGAGATTGTAGAGGAATCAGGGGCTAAACCTACTCATGAAGGTGCGGATACCGTCCTCAAAGGGGATGTTGCTAAAGGATTAGATAAGATGTCTTCAGAGTGGAGCAGGGTTTCTAAGCCTATCTTTGAAGAGAGAATGGGGAAACCTGCCAGTGATGATTCTGAATCCAAATTAGCCTAG
- a CDS encoding DUF624 domain-containing protein → MLLQTLKISFKKFYEHLFKLVIVGIIWFFITSILIFTGYSGFISGWVLMPIISLILIGPFQLSALQVVNNLVKREEVGVKSFFTGFIRYFKRGLFGFLLSLVIYLVLAVDLFFFLNRSQGSNLYLIISVFWLYLILFFSMIQFYFWGLLTIQGDEKILTLLKRSFLLALDNAFFAFLMVVIIILLLALFFVTGVALPLLTLGVIGMIIINGTKLTLEKYD, encoded by the coding sequence ATGTTACTTCAGACGTTAAAAATATCGTTTAAAAAGTTTTATGAACACCTCTTTAAACTGGTTATAGTTGGTATAATATGGTTCTTTATTACATCTATTTTAATATTTACTGGTTATAGTGGTTTTATTTCCGGCTGGGTTTTGATGCCTATTATAAGCCTGATCTTGATAGGACCTTTCCAGCTATCGGCCCTGCAGGTGGTTAATAATCTGGTAAAACGGGAAGAGGTAGGAGTAAAATCCTTTTTTACTGGCTTTATCAGGTACTTTAAGCGGGGTCTGTTTGGTTTTTTGCTTTCACTGGTTATTTATCTTGTTCTGGCGGTAGATTTATTTTTTTTCCTTAATAGATCACAGGGGAGTAACCTGTACTTAATTATATCGGTGTTCTGGTTATACCTGATTTTATTTTTCAGTATGATTCAATTTTACTTCTGGGGTTTACTGACAATCCAGGGGGATGAAAAGATTTTAACACTTCTGAAGAGGTCTTTTTTACTGGCCCTTGATAATGCATTTTTTGCTTTTTTAATGGTTGTCATTATTATCCTGTTACTGGCTTTATTTTTTGTTACTGGAGTTGCCCTGCCTTTATTAACACTGGGAGTTATAGGAATGATAATTATAAATGGGACAAAACTTACACTTGAAAAATATGATTAA
- a CDS encoding alpha-glycosidase, translated as MNRAAIYHVCGGSYAFPVNKNTLRIRLRAARNDLDRVVVVYGTRYPGDGEDPYLSQEMELVACDELHDYYEADIRLDDARFRYHFYLEDVQESLWLNEKGFFEERPRGFFSGFFQYPLINYADIFSTPDWVKDAVFYHIFPERFYNGDPSNDPRGVSPWGGKPGRKSFFGGDLEGIIKKLDYIESLGVKAIYLTPVFKSPSNHKYNIDDYFQIDPHFGDLETARRMVIEAHRRGIKIIFDAVFNHCGYDFFAFKDVRQKGEKSQYKDWFEIESFPVQTDPTNYRTFANNIARMPKLMTGNPEVREYLINVATYWIKELDIDGWRLDVADEVDHHFWREMRKAVKEIKEDAYIVGEVWHNSEDWLQGDQFDAIMNYPFTYAVIDFFARNRIDAGTFDAQLAKNRMLYQDSVNYVMLNLLDSHDTPRALHFFEGNKEKFKLAVLFQMTYLGAPMVYYGDELGMTGGEEPASRGCMVWDKENQDQNLLDYYKKLISIRNKLTPLLRGNYKTILVDNIRNIYGFTRHYRGQSVMVIINNSPRPQQVKIKKFKNRGTITDHLSGQTYNTTDGYYLLDLLPYQGLILE; from the coding sequence ATGAATAGAGCTGCTATATATCATGTATGTGGAGGCAGTTATGCCTTTCCCGTTAATAAAAATACACTGCGGATCAGGTTGCGGGCTGCACGAAATGACCTTGACAGGGTTGTAGTTGTATATGGAACAAGATACCCCGGAGATGGAGAAGATCCATACTTAAGTCAGGAGATGGAACTGGTGGCTTGTGATGAGCTTCACGATTATTATGAAGCCGATATTAGACTTGATGATGCCAGATTCAGGTACCATTTTTACCTGGAAGACGTTCAGGAAAGCCTGTGGTTAAATGAAAAGGGTTTTTTTGAGGAAAGGCCCAGGGGTTTCTTCTCTGGGTTTTTCCAGTACCCTTTAATTAATTATGCCGATATTTTCAGTACTCCGGACTGGGTAAAAGATGCTGTTTTTTATCACATATTTCCGGAAAGGTTTTATAACGGGGATCCATCCAATGACCCCCGTGGAGTTTCCCCCTGGGGTGGGAAACCCGGTAGAAAATCATTTTTTGGTGGTGATTTAGAGGGGATTATTAAAAAACTCGATTACATAGAAAGCCTCGGGGTAAAGGCCATTTACCTTACACCTGTGTTTAAATCACCCAGTAACCATAAGTATAATATTGATGACTATTTCCAGATAGACCCCCATTTTGGAGACCTTGAAACAGCAAGAAGGATGGTCATAGAAGCCCACAGGCGTGGAATTAAAATTATTTTTGATGCGGTATTTAACCATTGTGGTTATGATTTCTTTGCTTTCAAGGATGTTCGTCAAAAGGGGGAGAAGTCACAGTATAAAGACTGGTTTGAAATTGAAAGCTTTCCTGTGCAGACGGATCCCACAAATTATAGAACCTTTGCCAATAATATTGCCCGGATGCCCAAGTTAATGACCGGAAATCCTGAGGTCAGGGAATATTTGATTAACGTGGCAACTTACTGGATTAAAGAACTTGATATTGATGGATGGCGGCTGGATGTTGCTGATGAGGTCGACCATCATTTCTGGCGGGAGATGCGTAAAGCTGTTAAGGAAATTAAAGAGGATGCCTACATTGTTGGAGAAGTATGGCATAATTCTGAAGACTGGCTTCAGGGTGATCAATTTGATGCTATTATGAATTATCCCTTTACCTATGCTGTAATTGACTTTTTTGCCCGGAACAGAATTGATGCGGGCACTTTTGATGCCCAGCTGGCTAAAAACAGGATGTTATATCAGGATAGTGTTAATTATGTAATGTTGAATCTTCTTGATAGTCATGATACCCCCAGGGCCCTTCATTTTTTTGAAGGAAACAAGGAAAAATTCAAACTGGCTGTTTTGTTCCAGATGACATACCTTGGGGCCCCCATGGTCTATTACGGTGATGAACTCGGTATGACCGGGGGTGAAGAACCGGCATCACGTGGTTGCATGGTCTGGGATAAAGAAAATCAGGATCAAAACTTATTAGATTATTATAAAAAACTGATATCAATAAGGAATAAGCTAACCCCTTTACTCCGGGGTAATTATAAAACAATTTTAGTAGACAATATCAGAAATATTTATGGATTTACACGACATTACAGGGGGCAGTCAGTTATGGTCATTATTAATAATAGTCCCCGGCCACAGCAGGTTAAAATTAAAAAGTTTAAAAACAGAGGAACTATTACAGACCATCTGAGTGGACAGACATACAATACCACAGATGGTTATTACCTCCTTGACTTATTACCATATCAGGGATTAATCCTGGAATAA
- a CDS encoding 2-hydroxyacyl-CoA dehydratase subunit D, whose amino-acid sequence MGSGLSAFFSLLSKERKLKLFKKGLKNRFLYKLAELGSRTGSTGYMQEALLYSIKETRAAYLKERPVIWCSTFVPSELVYALGGVPFMPEVAAGLAAALGVADDFLRQAEEDWISSDLCSIHRCGWGLTKAGLLPEPDLIIAASHLCDGAKKYLQQISYYKGIPFYLLETPYHPDDADWLAHQIKDLVRELGGVKEDFETVFTYSNRAYRAHQRVNQLRKKIPAPMSGEEAMNLVSMEFMSSGSPAAVNYYRTLEKELKKRIKEKKGVVPREKHRLLWLHLKPYYRQEIFTTLARNDAVIAFEEYSQLYWLPLDSTKPYQSLAWKMINHFGWGPLERQLERIRKMVIDYNIDGVIGFSHWGCRQSSGRNGFLKKELQKKGIPFLNLDGDLVDIRNYREGQIITRLQAFIEVLESRNGGINYADSRT is encoded by the coding sequence ATGGGAAGTGGATTATCTGCTTTTTTTTCCTTATTAAGTAAAGAGAGAAAACTAAAGCTGTTTAAAAAGGGGTTAAAAAATAGATTTTTATATAAACTGGCTGAACTGGGAAGCAGAACTGGTAGTACTGGTTATATGCAGGAAGCCCTCCTTTATTCAATAAAAGAAACCCGGGCGGCATATTTAAAGGAAAGGCCGGTTATCTGGTGTAGTACGTTTGTTCCCAGTGAACTGGTTTATGCTCTGGGCGGGGTACCTTTCATGCCAGAGGTAGCAGCAGGTCTTGCGGCCGCTCTGGGTGTAGCCGATGATTTTTTGAGACAGGCTGAAGAAGACTGGATAAGTTCGGATCTCTGTAGTATTCACCGGTGTGGCTGGGGGCTTACTAAAGCCGGTTTACTTCCTGAACCAGATCTGATTATTGCTGCTTCTCATTTATGTGACGGGGCCAAAAAATATCTACAGCAGATAAGTTATTATAAGGGTATCCCTTTTTATCTTCTGGAAACACCTTATCATCCTGATGATGCCGACTGGCTTGCTCATCAAATCAAGGACCTGGTGAGAGAACTTGGGGGGGTTAAAGAGGATTTTGAAACAGTATTTACATATTCCAACCGGGCATACCGGGCCCATCAGCGGGTCAACCAATTGAGAAAAAAAATACCGGCCCCCATGTCGGGTGAGGAGGCCATGAATCTTGTCAGTATGGAATTTATGTCCTCCGGGAGTCCAGCTGCAGTAAACTATTACCGGACCCTTGAAAAAGAGCTAAAGAAGAGAATAAAAGAAAAAAAGGGGGTTGTACCCCGGGAAAAACACCGTCTCCTCTGGCTTCATCTAAAACCCTACTATAGACAGGAAATATTTACCACCCTGGCCCGGAATGATGCCGTTATTGCCTTTGAGGAATATAGTCAGTTATACTGGTTACCTTTAGATTCCACTAAACCTTATCAAAGCCTGGCCTGGAAAATGATAAACCATTTTGGCTGGGGTCCATTAGAGCGGCAGCTGGAACGGATCAGAAAAATGGTGATTGATTATAATATAGATGGGGTTATCGGTTTCTCCCACTGGGGTTGCCGTCAGAGTAGTGGTCGTAATGGTTTCCTTAAAAAAGAGCTTCAGAAAAAAGGAATTCCCTTTTTAAATCTTGATGGTGACCTGGTAGATATCCGCAACTACCGGGAAGGTCAGATTATTACCAGACTTCAGGCCTTTATAGAAGTACTGGAAAGCAGAAATGGAGGGATAAACTATGCTGATAGCAGGACTTGA
- a CDS encoding DUF362 domain-containing protein gives MAHVISDECIMCGACEPECPVDAISQGDNKYEIDPDTCIDCGACAEVCPVEAISEEG, from the coding sequence ATGGCTCATGTAATTTCTGATGAATGTATTATGTGCGGTGCCTGTGAACCAGAATGCCCTGTTGATGCCATCAGCCAGGGGGATAATAAGTATGAAATTGATCCCGATACCTGTATTGATTGTGGGGCCTGTGCTGAAGTTTGCCCTGTAGAAGCTATCAGTGAAGAAGGGTAA
- the glyA gene encoding serine hydroxymethyltransferase yields MEFLKKVDPDIFGLIEEEDQRQRRNIELIASENFVSDAVMEAAGSCLTNKYAEGYPHKRYYGGCEVVDKVEELAIARARELFGAEHVNVQPHSGSQANQAVYFATVPPGGTILAMDLTHGGHLTHGSPVNMSGKYYNFIHYGVTREEEVIDFDQVRELARKHQPDLIVAGASAYPRIIDFEVFREIADEVGALFMVDMAHIAGLVAAGLHPSPVPVADFVTTTTHKTLRGTRGGLILCKGEHAKKIDKAIFPGLQGGPLLHIIAAKAVTFKEALQDEFKGYQKQIVSNAKTMAAELKNYGFRLVSGGTDNHLMLVDLTNMDITGKDAETALDKVGITVNKNTIPFEKRSPFVTSGIRIGTPAVTTRGMKEKEMKLIAKLIYQTLKNINDEGRLTEIRQEVYRLSERFPKTAE; encoded by the coding sequence ATGGAGTTTTTAAAAAAAGTTGACCCGGATATTTTCGGGTTAATCGAGGAAGAGGATCAACGACAGCGCCGGAACATTGAACTTATTGCTTCAGAAAATTTTGTAAGTGATGCCGTTATGGAGGCAGCCGGTTCCTGCTTAACCAATAAGTATGCAGAAGGTTATCCCCATAAGAGGTATTACGGGGGATGTGAGGTAGTCGATAAGGTTGAGGAACTGGCAATAGCCAGGGCCAGGGAGTTATTCGGAGCGGAGCATGTTAATGTCCAGCCCCACTCAGGGTCTCAGGCCAATCAGGCTGTTTATTTCGCTACTGTACCTCCCGGAGGGACTATACTGGCCATGGATTTAACCCATGGGGGCCATCTTACCCATGGTAGTCCTGTAAATATGTCCGGCAAGTATTATAATTTCATCCATTATGGAGTTACCAGAGAAGAGGAGGTAATTGACTTTGATCAGGTCCGGGAACTGGCCAGAAAGCACCAACCTGATTTAATTGTGGCCGGGGCCAGTGCCTATCCCAGGATAATTGATTTTGAAGTCTTCAGGGAGATTGCCGATGAGGTTGGGGCTCTGTTTATGGTGGATATGGCCCATATTGCTGGCCTGGTGGCAGCGGGCTTACATCCGAGTCCAGTACCGGTAGCCGATTTTGTGACAACAACAACCCATAAAACACTGAGGGGAACCAGAGGGGGATTAATTCTCTGTAAAGGGGAACACGCTAAAAAAATAGATAAGGCTATATTCCCGGGATTACAGGGAGGCCCTCTTCTTCATATTATTGCGGCCAAGGCAGTAACGTTCAAAGAAGCTCTACAGGATGAATTTAAAGGCTATCAGAAACAGATTGTGAGTAATGCTAAAACTATGGCAGCTGAATTGAAAAATTATGGGTTCAGACTGGTTTCAGGTGGTACCGATAATCATCTGATGCTGGTTGATCTCACCAATATGGACATAACTGGAAAGGATGCTGAAACTGCCCTTGATAAAGTGGGTATCACTGTTAATAAAAATACAATACCCTTTGAAAAGAGGAGTCCCTTTGTTACCAGTGGTATTAGAATTGGGACTCCGGCCGTAACCACCAGGGGTATGAAAGAAAAAGAAATGAAGTTGATTGCAAAGTTAATATACCAGACCCTTAAGAATATAAATGATGAAGGAAGGCTGACCGAAATCAGGCAAGAAGTTTACAGGCTTTCTGAAAGGTTTCCAAAGACAGCGGAATAA
- a CDS encoding L-lactate dehydrogenase encodes MKDKVVVVGAGFVGSTSAYAIMNWGLASEIVLIDIDKDRAEGEAMDLNHGASFVKPVRIRSGDYEECKDARIVIISAGANQKPGETRLDLVKKNTEIFKEIIPRILKYTREAIILVVTNPVDVLTYVTWKISGLPRNQVLGSGTVLDTSRFRYLLSEHCRVNPKNIHAYIIGEHGDHEVAAWSLTNVAGVNFDDYCLVCGKDCCTKEFRKDIYNKVKNAAYDIIERKDATYYAVGLAVARIVESIFRDESSILTVSSVLQGEYNLDGLALSLPSIVGEKGIKKVLTLEFSAKEEEDLYESARILKDVIKDLDITRSPQDILV; translated from the coding sequence TTGAAAGATAAAGTAGTTGTTGTCGGAGCAGGGTTTGTCGGTTCAACGTCGGCTTATGCTATAATGAACTGGGGCCTGGCCTCAGAAATAGTGTTAATTGATATAGATAAGGACAGGGCTGAAGGAGAGGCCATGGATTTAAACCATGGGGCATCTTTTGTTAAGCCTGTTAGAATAAGAAGTGGCGATTACGAAGAATGTAAGGATGCCAGAATAGTAATAATTAGTGCCGGGGCTAACCAAAAGCCCGGTGAGACGAGACTGGATCTTGTTAAGAAAAATACTGAAATCTTTAAGGAGATAATCCCCAGAATACTCAAGTATACAAGAGAAGCTATAATCCTTGTGGTTACCAATCCGGTAGACGTCTTAACCTATGTAACCTGGAAAATCTCCGGTCTTCCCAGAAATCAGGTCCTCGGCTCAGGGACGGTCCTCGATACCTCACGCTTCAGGTATTTACTCAGTGAACATTGTCGGGTTAATCCCAAAAATATTCATGCCTATATTATAGGTGAACACGGTGACCATGAAGTTGCAGCCTGGAGTTTAACAAATGTGGCCGGGGTCAATTTTGATGATTATTGTCTTGTTTGTGGCAAGGATTGTTGTACTAAAGAATTTAGAAAAGATATATATAATAAGGTTAAAAATGCTGCCTATGATATTATTGAAAGAAAGGATGCTACATATTATGCGGTGGGGCTGGCAGTAGCCCGAATTGTTGAGAGTATTTTCAGGGATGAGAGTTCTATTTTAACGGTATCCAGTGTACTACAGGGTGAATATAATCTTGATGGTCTGGCTTTAAGCCTTCCCAGTATAGTTGGAGAAAAAGGGATTAAAAAAGTTTTGACCCTTGAGTTCTCTGCTAAAGAAGAAGAAGATTTATATGAATCGGCCCGGATATTAAAAGATGTAATAAAGGACCTGGATATAACGCGGTCTCCCCAGGATATATTAGTTTAG
- a CDS encoding Cof-type HAD-IIB family hydrolase has translation MKEYRMVAMDLDGTLIDENQNLSQVTIDVITELMNRGVICVIATGRMFISALPYVRKLGIKKPVITYNGAFIKDPVTNKVLHHKPIPLNLAGQVIKITEEYGNHINLYEDDRLLVARRNEETLLYEDIAGVKAREVGPLSDYLGKPPTKLLIIERDRDKYEAIYREIRLQLEDDLAVTRSRDIFIEIMGKEISKGKALEKVASGFEIPLSQVIAIGDSWNDLEMIKAAGLGVAMGNSPEQIKAEADLVTLSNKENGVARILEKVLLH, from the coding sequence ATGAAAGAATATAGAATGGTAGCTATGGATCTGGATGGAACCCTGATTGATGAGAATCAGAATCTAAGTCAGGTTACAATTGATGTTATAACTGAGCTTATGAACCGGGGAGTAATATGTGTTATCGCCACAGGCAGGATGTTTATTTCGGCTCTACCTTATGTAAGAAAGCTGGGGATAAAAAAACCGGTTATTACCTATAACGGAGCCTTTATCAAAGACCCTGTGACCAATAAAGTTTTACATCATAAACCAATTCCACTTAATCTGGCAGGACAGGTTATCAAAATTACTGAAGAATACGGTAACCATATAAATCTCTATGAAGATGACCGGCTTCTGGTTGCCAGGCGGAATGAAGAAACCCTGTTATATGAAGATATAGCCGGGGTTAAGGCCCGTGAAGTTGGTCCCCTTTCAGATTATCTTGGAAAACCACCCACCAAGTTGTTAATAATTGAGAGGGATAGGGATAAATACGAGGCTATTTACAGGGAAATAAGATTACAATTGGAAGATGACCTGGCCGTAACCAGGTCACGGGATATATTTATTGAAATCATGGGAAAAGAGATTTCTAAAGGTAAAGCTTTAGAAAAAGTTGCATCTGGTTTTGAAATCCCCCTGTCACAGGTTATAGCCATCGGGGATAGCTGGAATGACCTGGAAATGATTAAAGCTGCGGGACTGGGGGTAGCCATGGGTAATTCCCCGGAACAGATTAAAGCAGAGGCGGATTTAGTGACATTATCCAATAAAGAAAATGGAGTTGCCAGGATATTAGAAAAGGTATTATTACACTAG
- a CDS encoding DUF1540 domain-containing protein encodes MGKTITGGECRMIKVYCGVKECKHFENGLCQVEVLHISTNNEPPTHTEETNCMSFESKLY; translated from the coding sequence ATGGGTAAAACTATTACTGGAGGTGAATGCAGGATGATTAAAGTTTACTGTGGGGTAAAAGAATGTAAACATTTTGAAAATGGTCTCTGCCAGGTAGAGGTTCTACATATATCCACTAATAATGAACCACCTACCCATACTGAAGAAACAAATTGTATGAGTTTTGAATCTAAATTATATTAA
- a CDS encoding 2-hydroxyacyl-CoA dehydratase family protein — MKPITESLFENNNNAGGKIYTNCSYAPPEVFAAAGYSLIRSWPGDVSQNFPDLLPTDFCPYSKAFLADNLSEESFKIVTTSCDAMRRIKDILGPEALLLEVPRVKKNSRVDFYYKQLRKIIEKLGIDPESNIYRSNLVTEIKKYNYWRQQLQALMKEIINSPHYSIMALVKAVFKYTSQDFKGLKSFIGSSGMKPLGKSGTGGIEKKDELNPRLLIISTCLLDGSIASLVEEIGFKVVGLDSCLGERSFNVHVSEKGDPLKSLARSYLYKPTCPRTMDMTARLEEVKKLVEDREPDGLIYFVPKFCDQASYDFRLIKDCANDYGIRVLFLDGEYGSGESGQVRTRVAAFRESFIL, encoded by the coding sequence ATGAAACCAATTACTGAAAGTTTATTTGAAAACAATAACAATGCGGGGGGAAAAATTTATACAAACTGCAGTTATGCCCCTCCTGAGGTATTTGCGGCAGCGGGATACAGCTTGATAAGAAGCTGGCCCGGGGATGTAAGCCAAAATTTCCCGGACCTTCTGCCGACTGATTTTTGTCCATATAGTAAAGCCTTTCTGGCAGACAATTTATCTGAAGAGAGTTTTAAAATAGTGACCACCAGCTGTGATGCTATGAGGAGAATTAAGGATATACTTGGTCCTGAGGCCTTACTCCTGGAAGTGCCCAGGGTAAAGAAAAATTCCCGGGTAGATTTCTACTACAAACAACTTAGAAAGATTATTGAAAAGCTGGGGATAGACCCTGAAAGTAATATTTACCGGTCAAACCTGGTAACAGAAATAAAAAAATATAATTACTGGAGGCAACAATTACAGGCTTTAATGAAAGAAATTATAAACTCTCCACACTATTCCATTATGGCCCTGGTTAAAGCGGTCTTTAAATATACCAGTCAGGACTTTAAAGGACTTAAGAGTTTTATAGGTTCCAGTGGGATGAAACCCCTGGGTAAGTCCGGAACAGGAGGCATTGAAAAAAAAGATGAACTTAACCCCCGACTTTTGATAATCAGTACCTGTTTGCTGGATGGTAGTATAGCCAGTCTTGTTGAGGAGATAGGCTTTAAAGTGGTTGGTCTTGATTCCTGCCTTGGTGAGCGCTCTTTTAATGTACATGTTTCTGAAAAGGGTGACCCCCTTAAATCCCTGGCCAGGTCATATCTTTATAAACCTACCTGTCCCCGAACCATGGATATGACAGCCAGATTAGAGGAGGTAAAAAAACTGGTTGAAGACAGGGAACCGGATGGTTTGATATATTTTGTCCCCAAGTTCTGTGATCAGGCCAGTTATGATTTCAGGCTAATCAAAGACTGTGCTAATGATTACGGAATCAGGGTGTTATTTCTGGATGGGGAATATGGAAGCGGCGAGAGTGGCCAGGTAAGAACCAGGGTTGCTGCGTTCAGGGAATCATTTATACTATGA
- a CDS encoding acyl-CoA dehydratase activase, producing the protein MLIAGLDIGSRTTKTVILEDGDLVSWEIMNTGARTAGRAREVIKKALRKIDYSLEQVKRVVATGYGRLSIPFADREITEITAHALGVHHKYPNTRTVIDIGGQDSKVIRLDANGRVDDFVMNDKCAAGTGRFLEVMAETLEVPLEEIGPLSLKTDTAAPISSTCTVFAESEVISLIADGVEREDILRGLHTAIVKRITGMARQVGIKEEVTLSGGVSLNKGVRQLLEKELEVSLNIPHYPQLMGAYGAALLGYREMCEIN; encoded by the coding sequence ATGCTGATAGCAGGACTTGATATAGGGTCACGGACTACCAAGACTGTAATTTTAGAAGATGGAGACTTGGTGTCCTGGGAGATCATGAATACCGGGGCCAGGACAGCGGGACGGGCCCGGGAAGTTATTAAAAAAGCCTTAAGGAAGATTGACTATAGCCTGGAGCAGGTGAAGAGGGTGGTAGCCACTGGTTACGGGAGGCTGAGTATACCTTTTGCTGATAGAGAAATAACTGAAATAACGGCCCATGCCCTCGGTGTTCATCATAAGTACCCGAATACCAGAACGGTTATAGATATCGGGGGACAGGATAGTAAGGTTATTCGCCTTGATGCCAATGGTAGGGTTGATGACTTTGTTATGAATGACAAATGTGCCGCCGGAACGGGTCGTTTTCTGGAAGTAATGGCAGAAACCCTGGAGGTGCCTCTGGAGGAGATTGGTCCTCTGTCATTAAAGACTGATACTGCTGCCCCTATATCCAGTACCTGTACCGTATTTGCTGAATCGGAAGTGATAAGCCTAATTGCCGATGGGGTGGAGCGGGAAGATATTTTAAGGGGGCTCCATACCGCAATTGTAAAACGGATTACCGGTATGGCCCGTCAGGTAGGAATAAAGGAAGAAGTAACCCTCAGTGGTGGGGTATCTCTAAATAAAGGAGTTCGTCAATTACTGGAAAAAGAACTCGAGGTGTCCCTTAATATCCCCCATTACCCTCAACTCATGGGGGCTTATGGAGCAGCCCTGCTCGGTTATCGTGAAATGTGTGAAATAAATTAG